The proteins below are encoded in one region of Fibrella aestuarina BUZ 2:
- a CDS encoding acetyl-CoA hydrolase/transferase family protein, with amino-acid sequence MPLPLTTPEQAVSAIQSGNRVFIHSVAQTPHVLIRAMVAQADRLTDVEICHIHTEGPLPYLEPQYQTAFRPNSFFIGANMRRQLAQGIGDYVPIFLSEIPLLFSRNILPVDVALIQVSPPDAHGYCSLGPSVDVSLAAIRAAKYVIAQINPRVPRTHGDGLIPVSMLHAAVEVDEPIYEVKPGAIDATDRKIGQYVASLVEDGATLQLGIGGIPNATLAELIHHKGLGIHTEMFTDGIIDLVERGVITGEHKTVLPYRIVSSFVMGSQRVYDFIDDNPAVAMKQASYTNDTAIIRRNPKVTAINSAIEIDLTGQVCADTIGTMQYSGVGGQMDFVRGASLSEGGKPIIALPSVTSKGLSKIVPFLKEGAGVTTTRAHVHYIVTEYGIANLYGQNLRQRARALINIAHPDHREALEREAHARFGPLG; translated from the coding sequence ATGCCCCTTCCGCTCACGACGCCTGAACAGGCGGTTTCGGCCATCCAATCTGGTAACCGAGTATTCATTCATAGCGTAGCCCAGACGCCCCACGTCCTGATTCGGGCGATGGTCGCGCAGGCCGACCGGCTCACCGACGTCGAGATCTGCCACATCCATACCGAAGGCCCGCTGCCATACCTGGAGCCCCAGTATCAGACCGCCTTTCGGCCCAACTCCTTCTTTATCGGGGCCAACATGCGCCGGCAACTGGCGCAGGGCATCGGCGACTACGTACCCATCTTTCTGAGCGAAATTCCGCTGCTGTTTAGCCGCAACATCCTACCCGTCGATGTGGCGCTGATTCAGGTGTCGCCGCCCGACGCCCACGGCTACTGCTCGCTGGGGCCGTCGGTCGACGTGTCGCTGGCGGCTATCCGGGCGGCCAAATACGTGATCGCGCAGATCAACCCGCGGGTGCCACGTACCCACGGCGATGGCCTGATTCCCGTATCGATGCTCCACGCCGCCGTGGAGGTCGACGAACCGATCTACGAAGTAAAACCCGGTGCGATTGACGCCACCGACCGCAAAATTGGGCAGTACGTAGCGAGTCTGGTCGAGGACGGCGCCACGCTGCAACTGGGCATCGGCGGCATTCCCAACGCCACCCTGGCCGAGCTGATACACCACAAAGGGTTGGGCATTCACACCGAAATGTTTACCGACGGCATCATCGACCTGGTGGAGCGGGGCGTCATCACGGGCGAACACAAGACGGTGTTGCCCTATCGCATCGTATCGAGTTTCGTGATGGGCAGTCAGCGCGTGTATGACTTCATCGACGACAACCCCGCCGTGGCCATGAAACAGGCGAGCTACACCAACGACACGGCCATCATCCGCCGCAACCCGAAGGTGACGGCCATCAACAGTGCCATCGAAATCGACCTCACGGGGCAGGTCTGCGCCGATACCATCGGGACGATGCAGTATTCGGGTGTGGGCGGCCAAATGGATTTTGTACGGGGCGCCTCGCTGTCGGAAGGAGGCAAGCCCATCATTGCCCTGCCGTCAGTCACGAGCAAAGGCCTGAGCAAGATTGTACCGTTTCTGAAAGAAGGGGCCGGCGTAACCACCACCCGCGCCCACGTCCACTACATCGTGACCGAATATGGCATTGCCAACCTCTACGGCCAAAACCTGCGCCAACGGGCCCGCGCCCTCATCAACATCGCCCACCCCGACCACCGCGAAGCTCTGGAACGGGAAGCCCACGCCCGATTCGGGCCGTTGGGTTGA
- a CDS encoding MGH1-like glycoside hydrolase domain-containing protein — translation MSAEAEKLRIYDRADNKGWKKWGPYLSDRSWGTVREDYSPYGDAWNFVSHDMARSRAYRWGEEGIGGISDNKGHICFALAFWNHRDNILKERFFGLTGPEGNHGEDVKELYYYLDSTPTHSYMKMLYKYPQQEFPYNKLVIENMRRSRQEPEYEMLDTGVFDQDEYFDIVIEYAKADQNDWLVTVTAHNRGPADAPLTLLPTIWFRNTWSWGYEKYNVRPMLTGLATSQIEVNHRQLGKYKLYCEEADELLFCENETNTERLYGRPNVTAYPKDAINNYLITGRPEYVNPNRIGTKASARYTRNVPAGGSVSIRLRFSDQTHLTQPFGDFDALFALRKAEADEFYDDLQASALTGPNASPDLVNIQRQAYAGMLWSKQFYYYNVNEWLKGDPNMPIPFQGRVYARNEQWRHMYTANILSMPDKWEYPWFAAWDLAFHTLTLARLDPHFAKRQLAVILREYYMHPNGQIPAYEWNFSDVNPPVHAWATWKVYEIDKQMNGVGDVAFLERVFHKLLLNFTWWVNRKDVEGNNIFGGGFLGLDNIGVFDRSQPLPMGGRIEQADGTGWMAMYTLNMLRIACEISLVRPSYQDMASKFFEHFLHIASAMNNLGKQHISLWDEEDQFYYDILHTPDKQARLLKIRSMVGLIPLFAVEVIDDELLSKLPDFRRRLEWVLTNRPDLASLVSRWHEPGKGSTHLLSLLRGHRMKMLMRRMFDEAEFLSDYGIRALSKFHEKQPYELHMNGELLRVKYVPAESETSIFGGNSNWRGPIWFPLNFLLVDSLLKFYQYYGDDYEVEYPTHSGQVMSIREAAIQVAERLINLFRADSTTGRIASLGDLNRFADDPNFKDLLLFYEYFNGDSGSGLGASHQTGWTGLIADLIEYYTQFQSVKQAVPVGK, via the coding sequence ATGAGTGCAGAAGCAGAAAAATTGCGGATTTATGACCGGGCCGATAATAAAGGCTGGAAAAAGTGGGGACCTTATCTCTCTGATCGCTCATGGGGTACCGTGCGCGAAGACTACAGTCCCTACGGCGATGCCTGGAATTTCGTCAGCCACGACATGGCGCGCTCGCGGGCCTATCGGTGGGGCGAGGAGGGTATCGGCGGTATTTCCGACAACAAAGGGCATATCTGCTTTGCACTGGCGTTCTGGAACCACCGCGACAATATCCTGAAAGAGCGGTTTTTCGGCCTGACCGGCCCCGAAGGCAACCACGGCGAGGATGTGAAGGAGCTGTATTATTACCTCGACAGCACCCCCACGCACTCCTACATGAAGATGCTCTACAAGTATCCGCAGCAGGAGTTTCCCTACAACAAGCTGGTGATCGAGAACATGCGCCGGAGCCGTCAGGAGCCCGAGTACGAGATGCTGGACACGGGCGTTTTTGATCAGGACGAGTACTTCGACATTGTCATCGAATACGCCAAGGCCGATCAGAACGACTGGCTGGTGACCGTAACGGCCCACAACCGCGGCCCCGCCGACGCCCCGCTGACGCTTCTGCCGACGATCTGGTTTCGGAACACCTGGTCGTGGGGTTACGAAAAATACAACGTGCGCCCTATGCTGACGGGCCTGGCCACGAGTCAGATCGAGGTGAACCACCGGCAACTGGGCAAATACAAACTCTATTGCGAAGAAGCCGACGAACTGCTGTTCTGCGAGAACGAAACCAATACCGAGCGCCTCTACGGCCGGCCAAACGTAACGGCCTATCCCAAAGATGCGATCAACAACTACCTCATTACGGGGCGGCCCGAATACGTCAATCCCAACCGGATCGGCACGAAAGCCTCGGCGCGTTACACCCGTAACGTACCCGCGGGCGGGAGCGTCAGCATCCGGCTGCGGTTTAGCGACCAAACCCATCTGACGCAGCCATTCGGCGATTTCGATGCGCTGTTCGCCCTGCGCAAAGCCGAAGCCGACGAGTTCTACGACGACCTGCAGGCCAGCGCCCTTACCGGCCCCAACGCCAGTCCCGACCTGGTCAATATTCAGCGGCAGGCCTACGCGGGCATGCTCTGGAGCAAGCAGTTCTATTACTACAACGTCAACGAGTGGCTGAAGGGCGACCCCAATATGCCCATTCCGTTTCAGGGTCGCGTGTATGCCCGCAACGAGCAGTGGCGGCACATGTACACGGCCAACATCCTGAGCATGCCCGACAAGTGGGAGTACCCCTGGTTTGCGGCCTGGGACCTGGCTTTCCACACACTGACGCTCGCTCGCCTCGACCCCCACTTTGCCAAGCGGCAGCTGGCCGTTATCCTGCGCGAGTACTACATGCACCCCAACGGGCAGATTCCGGCCTACGAATGGAATTTCTCCGACGTAAACCCGCCCGTGCACGCCTGGGCGACCTGGAAGGTCTACGAGATCGACAAGCAGATGAACGGCGTAGGCGACGTGGCGTTTCTGGAGCGTGTGTTCCATAAACTGCTGCTCAACTTCACCTGGTGGGTGAACCGCAAAGACGTCGAAGGCAACAACATCTTCGGGGGCGGGTTCCTGGGCCTCGACAACATCGGGGTCTTCGACCGCAGCCAGCCGCTGCCGATGGGTGGACGTATCGAACAGGCCGACGGCACCGGCTGGATGGCCATGTACACGCTGAATATGCTGCGAATTGCCTGCGAAATCTCGCTCGTACGACCGAGCTATCAGGATATGGCCAGCAAGTTCTTCGAGCACTTCCTGCACATTGCCTCGGCCATGAACAACCTGGGCAAGCAGCACATCAGCCTTTGGGACGAAGAAGATCAGTTCTATTACGACATCCTGCACACGCCCGACAAACAGGCGCGGCTGCTGAAAATCCGGTCGATGGTGGGTCTGATTCCGCTCTTTGCCGTGGAAGTCATCGACGACGAACTGCTCTCGAAGCTGCCCGATTTCCGGCGGCGTCTGGAGTGGGTGCTCACCAACCGCCCCGACCTGGCCTCGCTGGTGTCGCGCTGGCACGAACCGGGCAAAGGCTCGACGCACCTGCTGAGTCTGCTGCGGGGCCACCGGATGAAGATGCTCATGCGCCGCATGTTCGACGAAGCTGAGTTCCTCTCGGACTACGGCATCCGGGCGCTATCAAAATTCCATGAGAAGCAGCCCTACGAACTGCACATGAACGGCGAACTGCTGCGCGTGAAATACGTACCGGCCGAGTCGGAAACGAGCATTTTTGGCGGTAACTCCAACTGGCGCGGGCCCATCTGGTTCCCGCTCAATTTCCTGCTCGTCGATTCGCTGCTGAAGTTCTATCAGTATTACGGCGACGACTACGAGGTGGAGTATCCCACGCATTCCGGGCAGGTGATGAGCATCCGCGAGGCCGCCATACAGGTCGCCGAACGTCTGATTAACCTGTTTCGGGCCGATTCGACGACCGGCCGCATCGCCAGCCTCGGCGACCTGAACCGCTTCGCTGACGACCCGAATTTTAAAGATTTGCTCTTGTTCTACGAATATTTCAACGGCGACAGTGGCAGTGGCCTTGGGGCTAGCCACCAAACTGGCTGGACTGGTCTCATCGCCGACCTGATCGAGTACTATACCCAGTTTCAGTCGGTGAAACAGGCCGTACCAGTCGGGAAATAA
- a CDS encoding DUF2267 domain-containing protein — MQYSEFIHAAKAKLGVDTEQDVLDVSRAFLHTLTTHLAGNAADKLGAQLPGPLLDIIREIPPEERDQGERFKLTEFYERVGDQLGVDAEEGKQKTHQFMELLGQMITTGELHKIKVTLSDDYAPLFDGMVV, encoded by the coding sequence ATGCAGTATTCTGAATTCATTCATGCCGCCAAGGCCAAGCTTGGTGTCGACACCGAGCAAGATGTGCTTGATGTGTCCCGTGCGTTTCTGCACACCCTCACGACTCACCTGGCTGGTAATGCCGCCGACAAACTGGGCGCCCAACTGCCGGGCCCGCTGCTCGATATTATCCGCGAAATCCCGCCCGAAGAACGCGATCAGGGCGAGCGTTTTAAACTCACCGAGTTCTACGAACGCGTGGGCGATCAACTCGGCGTCGATGCCGAAGAAGGCAAGCAAAAGACGCATCAGTTCATGGAATTGCTGGGACAGATGATCACCACCGGCGAGCTGCACAAAATTAAAGTCACCCTCTCCGACGACTACGCCCCACTGTTTGACGGCATGGTCGTGTAG
- a CDS encoding phospholipase A: MKHPLCWLITLLGSGLCGSPCHAQKDPLFAKKPVFGTLSDRWELDSATRRGTFLITPYKPLYVTAGRWSSDPNEQPVSENPTYNYPFYIPLGRYEARWQLSLKVKALQGIFGKHGDLWVGYTQKSHWQVYNTTFSRPFRETNYEPEAILNFATNFPLLGLRTRMVGIALNHQSNGRAVPLSRSWNRVILHAGFERGRWTVLLRPWLRLPDAEDENPAITDNIGRADATVIYHTDRHMFSVVGSHSLRGGTRNRGQVQFDWTFPVTGNLRGDLQILHGYGETLIDYNHRQTTIGLAVSLVNWL; encoded by the coding sequence ATGAAACATCCTTTATGCTGGCTTATCACGCTGCTCGGCAGTGGCCTGTGTGGCTCGCCCTGCCACGCGCAGAAAGACCCCCTGTTTGCCAAGAAGCCCGTGTTTGGCACCTTGTCGGATCGGTGGGAACTGGACTCGGCCACGCGCCGGGGTACGTTCCTGATTACGCCTTACAAGCCCCTGTACGTGACAGCCGGACGCTGGTCGAGCGACCCCAACGAACAGCCCGTCAGCGAAAACCCCACCTACAACTATCCGTTCTATATCCCGTTGGGCCGCTATGAAGCCCGCTGGCAATTGAGCCTCAAAGTGAAGGCCTTACAGGGCATTTTTGGCAAGCACGGCGATCTGTGGGTGGGCTACACGCAAAAATCGCACTGGCAGGTCTATAACACGACGTTCTCGCGGCCCTTCCGCGAAACCAACTACGAACCGGAGGCGATTCTCAACTTCGCCACCAATTTTCCGTTGCTGGGGCTACGGACCCGGATGGTCGGCATCGCCCTGAACCATCAGTCAAACGGGCGGGCCGTGCCGCTGTCGCGCAGTTGGAACCGGGTGATTCTGCACGCCGGTTTTGAGCGGGGCCGGTGGACCGTGCTGCTTCGTCCGTGGTTACGGCTCCCCGATGCCGAAGACGAAAACCCGGCGATCACGGACAACATCGGCCGGGCCGATGCGACGGTCATCTACCACACAGACCGCCATATGTTTTCGGTGGTGGGTAGTCACTCCCTCCGGGGCGGGACGCGCAACCGGGGGCAGGTTCAGTTCGACTGGACGTTTCCGGTGACGGGAAACCTGCGCGGCGACCTTCAGATTTTACATGGCTACGGCGAAACCCTCATCGACTACAACCACCGCCAGACCACCATCGGCCTAGCCGTATCGCTTGTCAACTGGCTATAA
- a CDS encoding THUMP-like domain-containing protein: MVQHLTDAERAAITTHLTQDVRALALQLTKRTDIDGLVVVAQIQARQKARTKLPGWYANPALIFPPPLSVEQASSEATAAYKASLVGGGTLLDLTGGMGVDTAAFAARVARVTYLEQQPAVAAATAYNLLQLGLANVETQVGDGLAYLGNVPEPVDWLYLDPARRDERGGRVVGLADCEPDVLTYLPLVLAKGRNVLIKTSPLLDIEATLRQLPTCRAVHVVAVQGEVKELLFVLGQTERPASAVQLVAVDLRHDGPVTFAFERADETRATVALTEWATGLPTYLYEPNAAVLKAGAFRLVGERFGLAKVAPHSHLYTGNRLVEGFPGRAFHIDALCKADRKTLLAHVPGGQANLTVRNFPQTVDLLRKQLSLREGGDVYVFATTLPNNDKRLIITRKALL; this comes from the coding sequence ATGGTGCAACATCTTACCGACGCTGAGCGCGCAGCCATCACTACCCATCTGACGCAGGACGTGCGCGCGTTGGCCCTGCAACTGACCAAACGGACCGACATCGATGGCCTGGTGGTAGTGGCGCAGATTCAGGCCCGGCAAAAGGCCCGCACCAAACTGCCCGGTTGGTACGCCAACCCGGCGCTGATTTTCCCGCCGCCGCTCTCGGTGGAGCAGGCGTCGTCGGAAGCTACCGCCGCCTACAAAGCCTCGTTGGTGGGCGGGGGTACCTTGCTCGACCTCACGGGGGGCATGGGCGTCGACACGGCCGCCTTTGCCGCTCGTGTGGCCCGCGTAACGTACCTGGAACAACAACCCGCCGTGGCCGCCGCCACCGCCTATAACCTGCTGCAATTAGGCCTTGCCAACGTGGAGACGCAGGTTGGCGATGGGCTGGCGTATCTCGGCAACGTACCTGAGCCTGTCGATTGGCTCTATCTCGACCCGGCCCGCCGCGACGAACGGGGTGGGCGGGTGGTTGGCCTTGCCGACTGCGAGCCCGATGTGCTGACGTACCTGCCGTTAGTGCTAGCGAAAGGGCGAAACGTGCTGATCAAAACATCGCCCCTGCTCGACATCGAGGCCACTTTACGGCAATTGCCCACGTGCCGGGCGGTGCATGTGGTGGCGGTGCAGGGCGAGGTGAAAGAGCTACTCTTTGTGTTGGGCCAAACCGAACGGCCTGCCAGCGCCGTGCAGCTTGTGGCTGTAGACCTGCGCCACGATGGCCCCGTGACTTTTGCCTTCGAACGGGCCGACGAAACCCGCGCCACCGTTGCCCTGACCGAGTGGGCAACCGGCTTACCAACGTACCTGTATGAACCCAACGCGGCGGTGCTGAAAGCCGGTGCCTTCCGGCTGGTGGGCGAGCGGTTTGGGTTGGCTAAAGTGGCGCCCCACAGCCATTTGTACACGGGCAACCGCCTGGTAGAAGGGTTTCCGGGTCGCGCCTTCCACATTGACGCTCTTTGCAAGGCCGACCGAAAAACGCTGCTTGCTCACGTACCCGGCGGGCAGGCTAACCTGACGGTGCGGAACTTTCCGCAGACAGTCGACCTGTTACGCAAGCAGTTGAGCCTGCGCGAAGGCGGTGATGTCTATGTATTTGCCACAACCCTGCCCAACAACGACAAGCGGTTAATAATAACCCGCAAAGCATTACTTTGA